tttttataatcaactcaaaaataccccaaaaatctggttgtcacgtgtacaagcctctaatgtgttataataaaattgaaagaaaatacaagtttcaaatgacattgtttatagaatagaacaagatcataattaaggagaaagaaggtccgctgaaatgacaagcagctacctgacaaacctccacaagaagcttaagacaaggagaagagaaaatatcataGAGGTTcgggctagtaacctacaaaaaaatgtagtagtaaggggtgagtaccaaattatacggtactcaacaagtaaatcTCTAAAaacaagctaaggggatagaatacgggtactccttacaccccaacagAACCTCCATAGTTATAACCtacataaaaccagcccaacctaacaacACACAATTTAGaagcacatatctcaacaaACAACATTCTAATaatcacatattctcaacaccaagctcaatattcatcaattacaacctgcttaaaaccaacccaacctaacaattcataattcacatagcACAGAACTCAACatcaacactctaacaattacatatcctcaactaCAAGCTCAATATTTATCAATCAAAGTTCCACATAAAAGCACTTACAGGATTagcaaaacacaatatcaagttcactaatgataaatatatgCAATGGAATGGAATgaaatgtcaagtatagtgatgcaggTCTGACCTAGttatacacacccgctgtctctcagtccgggacccatggggggacatatctgtctaTGCATCCATCGCGGAGTACAGTACGACCCTTGATAATAGTAACCAACGTGGCACATGATACATCCCtagaaatatagtatccatcatggcgcgcgatacgtcgctcaaaatggtacatcctctttaatttcttgttctttctcaattcacataacacttgttacaaccatgtctcaaaacaatgcaaatgacatgttcacacaaataatgaagagatgaccattttcataacattgcacaattcacaataaCACAATTATGATAAAACATCagcaatgattcaacaagcctttcaaaccattctcaacacatcacacacaaacaattaatcacattacacacaaacaattaatcacattgccttttattacccctttttcatcattagaattaatccaTGTGGACAAGTCAAGCATCACTaagtctcattacccccaaacacatattaaaaggaaaaacaCGAATTCCATatacttaacaagggtttagaaatccacttgcctcaaataattgaacaatcactccggaacttgagtcttcccctttcgttggacttccaaatcaatgcaatctattcacatAAATAATCACATTAAGCTTTCGAAACTAACACACCTATTTTAATATATGTCTAGCCTGGACCAAAACGTCacccaaatctataatcaagtttCTAATCTTGATGTTAATTAACCCAACAACtctcatatttttcaaatttcaagcctAGGGTTGAGTTGTAATAAATTTAAtagtattaaaataatataagacaCCCGATATTCAATTACCTACCACAACATATCAAAACTTGAAATTATCATgttatagtaaaaataatacGTAAAGAGTCGAACCCAGGTAGTGATAGAAAGAGAATTTTATATTGCCACTCATCAACGCCACATACTAATTGGCCAATTAAATCATACATTACATTATACCACtaaaactatattatattatttaaatgacccaaaaaaaaatttttggAAATATTTGAGCTATTTGTtaattacaattatttagttgacaattaattttaaataattaattttggttAGTGGCTTATTGGTGGACTAAGAGATAGTGGGTGTGCAtcactaggtcagacatgcatcactatacttgacattgcattgaacatatttatcattagtgaacttgatattgtgctttgttgatcttgtgagtgcctttctgtggaactttgattgacgaatattgagcttgttgttgaggatatgtaattgttagagtgttgttgttgagctgtgtGCTATGTGAATTATGAAGTATTAGGTTAGGTTGGTTTTAAgtaggttgtagttgtggaggttgtaattgatgaatattgagcttgttgttgagaatatgtgattgttagaatgttgtttgttgagatatgtgcttgtaaattgtgaactgttaggttgggatGGTTTTATGTAGGTTGTAACTATGGAGGTTTGGTTGGGGTATTAGGAGTACCCATATTTTATCCCCTTAgtttgtgtttagaggtttacttgctgagtaccgtgtggtttggtactcaacacttgctactacatttttttgtaaGTTACTAGCCCGGAACTTTGTGAtgttttctcttctccttgtctgaggcttcttgtggaggtttgtgaggtagcttCTTGTCATTTTAGTGGACATTCTTTCTCCTTAATTACGATAtagttctattctagaaacaatgtcatttgaaacttgtattttctttcaattttactaTAACACATTAgcggcttgtacacgtgacaaccagatttttggggtatttttgagttgattataaaaatttctgcattttattgtaatagttgagttttaggctgacttatcttagtgggataagacgagtgccatcacgtccatttttgggtcgttacACTCCTACTAGAGATAGGGTACCGGTTGGAAATTCTCCCCAAAATGAGGCCCCTCCCGtacatcatgaagagatagaggaGAATGTTGAGGTTGAAAATGTTGATGAGGTTGGGCAAGAGGAAGACGTACAGGCTAACACTAGAGGTATTCCTCccatagacccagtgttagcccAATAtatcatgtcattcttgaaagggttggttggtcctggagtgcttcttTCTGTTGAAGCAACTCAAGCCCCCGCCAATCCTCCCATTGCTATCACTGTCCCTAAGGTGGGTGGAACTGGAGGTAATGATTCTTTCTTCCGTCCTTTATTGGACcggttatgactggtaatgagaaTGAGATGCTGACCaagtttttaaagttgaaaaCACCTGTCTtccatggttctgagagtgaggatgcaTGTGAGTTCATTCTAGATTGTTATGAGAGTCTTCATAAGTTTggaattgtccatcaacatggggttgagttcgtgacttttcagcttcaaggttaggctaagcagtggtggagaatttttatggaatgcagatcttcagttttacctccacttacttggacccagtttcatgcCCTTTTCAtagagaaatatgtgcctaggactttgagaaatcgtaagaaggatgagttcatggctttagagcaaggtggtatgtctgcgactgcttatgaggccaagtttcatGCCTTGTCTAGATTTGCTACGCAGTTGGTGACTACGAAGGAAGAGAGGATCCGTTTATTTATTAAGGGACTAAATTATGAGTTGAAAGTATTATCTATTCATATGACATCTgcagggaggagctttaatgaggtaacaaactttgttaagaaagtggagggggtgaggcgagatggTCAGTTCAAGGCATTGGCTAAGAAAGCTAAAAATTCAGATAACTTTCAAGAATCGTATTCCAGAGGTTCAGGGAGGCCAACACTTGTAGCCAGGCCAATTCAGTTCGTCATGCTTGcatctacaggtaattactcgaGAACTCCAcatcataatttgattcaggatgGCCAAGTAGTCGCACCTTCGACGGGTGgcagaccatcttttgatcgtacttgctatAATTTTGGAGAACCTGGGAATATGAGGAGAGATTCTCCCCACCCACGAGTGTTGGATTCCGCACAGTAGCcatctagagcagtggtacttgcggggaatggtaataatggtcgagggcgtCCACAAAGTGGGTGAGGAGGAAATTAATGAGGCCATAggggtagaggaaatggtaatgcatgAAGAGGTACAGTGCAACCAGGCAGAGAAGTCACCCGTCACGATGgtagggctcagtgttatgcctttccgggTAAGAATGAGGGAGAGGCGTCTGACGCAGTGAGCACAGATACTATTCTTGTATGTGACCAGATGGCTAAGGTGTTATTTGATccaggttctacttattcttatgtgatTTCCCACAACATTttctatgatttgtgatatacttgatgcctaCATCCATATTTCTACTCAGTTGGgaagtctgtcatagtcacccatgtctatcgtgtttgtcctattttgtttatgggttatCAAACTTGGGcagatttggtgattttggatatgattgactttgatataagcttaggcatgacttggttgtccccctattatgttgtgcttaattgtaacaCTAAGTCTGTAACTGCAGAAACTCCGGGCAGgaaaaagttagagtgggaaggggtgtacaagcctaagcaagctaagatcatatcctccattcgagCTAGAAAACTGGCAGGGCAGGGCTGTTTgacttatttggctcatattagggatgttgaggttgagactccatctattgagtctattcctgtggtgtcagaatttagataTATGTTTCCTAATGAATTGACtagtatgcctccggatagagatatagattttgaCATTGATTTGAAACCTGGTACtcgtcccatttctatccctccatatcgcatggctctgGCAGAATTAgaagagcttaaggctcaaatccagaAGCTttttgataagggatttattcgtcctagtgcttccccatggggtgctccagttttgtttgttaagaaaaatgatggtagtGTGAGAATTTGTATAGATTACcagcaattgaatagggtcaccattcgaaatAAGTATCCCTTGCCTCAAAtatatgatctttttgaccaattgcaagttgcatcaattttctccaagtttgatctaaggtctggttatcatcagttaaagattaggcctgaggatgtgggCAAGACAGCGTTTAGAAACCACTATGGGCACTACTAGTttttagttatgtcatttggtttgactaatgtgCCCGcaacttttatgagtttaatgaatggggtgttcaagccatttcttgattcattcatcatagtctttattgatgatattttggtctattcaaaaagtgaggaagagcatgtcgaccatctttatattgttctgggtgttcttgggaaacaaaggttgtatgctaaattttctatgtgtgaattttggttgacttcgattgcattttgggacatgtagtttcaaaagaaggggtaatggtagatccccaaaagattgaggcagttaagaattgggtttggCCTAGCTCTGTaatggaagttaggagttttgtggggctcgctagctactatcgtgaatttttgaagaactttaCTTCTATTTccactcacttgactaatttgaccaaaaaggagataccatttgaatggactgaaaaatgtgaggagagcttccaaaaactcaagactctcttgaccgccgtgcctattctagcattatcggttgaaggtaaagattttattatttattatgatgtttcacattctggtttgggtgccGCGTTGATGCATGATAAGAATTTCATAGTTTATGCATCGcatcaattgaaggtgcatgagaggaattatccaacacaatgatttagagttggcagcggtaatgtttgctcttaagatctggtgGCATTACTCctatggtgtcaagtgtgaagtgtttactgatcatcgtagtttgcagcatgtgttcactcaaaagaaTCTAAATTTGAGACAatgaaggtggatggagttacttagagattatgatgtcaccacTCAATACCAttcgggtaaggctaatgtagtggaagacgctttgagtcgaaagGCGGTAAGTATGAGAAGTTTAGCTTGCTTACTTGAGTGTAACAAGAcaacctttggctaaggaaattcagaccttggagtctaaattCATGCAATTAGGCATCTCAGaaaaaggtggggtgttagctagcattgaagttaGGGCCACATTCGTTgaagagatcaaggccaaacaatttgaggatgaaactTTGAGTGAATTTAAGAAGAAGACACTGATGGGTAAGGCACAAgcgaccactcttgatgcgaaAGGTGTCCTTagttttaaaggaagaatttgtgtccctcgagttgatgacttgattcaaaaGGTTGTTGAAAGAGTCCATAGTtcgcgatattccattcattcaagtgtgaccaagatgtaccgagatttgtagcgaatttattggtggccaggcatgaagaaggatatagtggagtttgtggctaagtttcaaaattgccaacaagtgaaatatcTGCCCCAAAGGCCTGCAACctctttggggaagtttgattttatttgggtagtggttgatagattgactaagtcagcccattttattcctgtaagaatagattataatgctgaacaattggctaaggtttatATGAAAGAggtagtgaggttgcatgggccacccctttctatcatctgaGATCGTGGTACTCAGTTTACCtctaagttttggaggaaattacatgatgaattaggcacacaactcacttttagtaccaCTTTCCATCCACAGATGGACGGGCAGTCcaagaggactattcaagtattggaagacatgttgagggtatgtgtgattgattttggagaacattgggataagttcttacctttgtgtgagttctcttacaataatagttattacTCCAACATTgatatgacaccatttgaggcattatatgggagaGGATGTAGATAACCCATTGGATGGTTCcagctggagatgtgaaaccatcaggggttgatttagtgaaggatgctcaagataaagtgaggagtattcaagctaagctctTAGAAGCCCACAGTAGACAAAAAAAGTATGCgtatcataaggtaagagacatgccATTTCAAACTGATTAGAATGTGCTTCTTAACGTATcgcctatgaaaggggtgatgagatttgacaCGAATGGTAAACTAAGTCTatgatacattggtccctttaaggttcttgaatgtgtaggaccggtagcgtatagattggctttacctcctaacaTAACGGGAGTTCATCCGATAGTTCATGTGTCCATgctgaagagatatcatggtgacgagaattatatcattaagtgggactcaattgtgttagacaaagacctttaatatgaggaggaaccgattgcaattcctGATCGTGATGTCCGAAAGCTGAGAACCAAGGATATTAAGTCCAtaaaagttcaatggaagcatcgtctagttgaggaagctacttgggaaacccaGAAGGACtacgagacaagtatccccaattgttcgtcaATTCAGGTACTACCCCATTCCTtctttagcctatttttcctaagtttgtcactcgaggacgagtgatgggtaaattggtatctattgtaacaaccaggttccgtcgttatagaaaagccaactgggaaaaattttgggttgTAAAAccttttcgtagtaacttggaatttcccaacctagtccagattttgacaaaatcaaattcattaaagtctagggaaatatggtaacaattgggtgatctaattatgaatttgatcacatgagcaGATaaataagtcgttaaggaacccgtacaactttacgaaattgaattcgggcgactagaactcccgaaattgatcttagcgtgatcGGGTAGTGTCAAAGTgtcgttggttaaaggtgtgttgtaaaatgggggtttgaaaatttgaaaatagctcattgtttcgtgcaagccgctgaGGCAGGATTTCTACcaccagggcggggccgctgtagcggggtgggTGCCACCGTGGCGGggcagacgcgacttaaagtaggaaataaaacccaaaaacattttattctgcattttttgaacttgagagctaaggaacgaacccaggggttttcttgacaatttttcaccattcttgaggctaaaggtaagattttaactcaccgaatccatttttcgatccgtagaacgtaatttaatgggtaattatcgatggggaagggttttgatctagaaattTTGGTGATGAAAGCCCTTATCTGGGTATTGGGATCATAGgcatgatctagggttgatataATTGTTACTAGTTTgggtaattagttattgtttaatgattcccgtgttatattgatcatttgtagaccaagaacaaaaaGAATGAATTCGGAAAGGGGAGAaacaagtttcttaggggattcaagcttgtttcgaggtatgtgatagttgtgatttcatgattgtgtcatatatgtttgttcttgcttcattataatatgtgtatgtatgcgaatgttacattattgatcacacttgttgtaaatgagataggtgaatgatgaatgccatgaatcatgacttgattgtatgaacttgagaatatacttgtggttgtgattgtgacttgttgaatggatcgggtgttgtgttccgacacactaacttggatcggttgccacgttccgacataattatgggatcagttgccatGTTCCGACATAAACTttgatcgggtaccacgttccgatatgctaactgtttgggtttgggttccctgagaggaccaatgacgtAATGTAATTGGgaatcttgagaaatgtgataTTGTATGTTGTTCATAAataatgatgatattgtatatgttcggtgtatgcatgttgtTATTATGTTGtatgacttatatatgttgcacttagtgggatagctgcGTGATTCTACCattacactgtggttgtgtagtAATACttcacttgctctttctttgttgagtacagggcatcttcagacGGCTATTGACatacctcgtttagaagatcagtgatcgtcgatcgaattcaagggtgagccagttcttccaggctgccatgagttttCTTTCTGTCTATGTTCACACTTCGGACTTCGACTtgtagttagttattagttcattagcGTGGTattgtaacccttcttgtttagacttttgATTCATTaatagagttttggtacattgactttcaggttctaggcattactTCCGCAATGTTAGTTTTATTGTTAGAtttttgtttggagtttatgggaactctatttctttccttagcatttaacttgcttctgTAACTTACATGccttagtatttttttattaagttggttacttaattagtataaatggttctcctaccggagggttagtgtggtgtcaatcacgatggtttggatcgtgacaaattGATTACATTCCCCCTACTTTACTCAgacaattaattctttttgaacgGGTAAGTAAGTTTGTAAAGTTTCAAGCAAGTTTCTTGAAgggtaaattaataaaactaactttactatttatgattttttcttaaaagacaTGTAAAGAGAAAAGTCTAACATTTAATATGAGACGGAGGAAGTAACGTTAgtcatattattttgtttgtatGTTAATTGTCCCCCAAACATGAACAATATAAGTGGAGAGACTATTCAAAATCTTATAATTTAGAGGTGAAACTtaaaagtattattattatctttcaacaatttttttttattgcaattcaaatttaaacattttatattttaatttaaatgatatgTTATTACTAGTCATagtaaattgaaataattaaatagaatGCCCATTTGGTCAAAtgttctaattaaaaaaaatcccaATTAACAGTTAATTACCTAGAATCTTTATTTGGTCCGTCAGTAATCAATAAAACGACCATTTGATCATTAACTAATTATGTTAGTGTCTATTCAGATCTTCTATGGGCACCTGGGTAAGTCCACATAATAATATTTGACATCACCCCAATCTGAACAATTTCGAGTGAATAATGTATCTAAAAGAATAGAAATACCAAGAGGAGATCATGTAATCTAAATTTTAGGATTGTTTAGTAGAGATTGATATTGGATGTCCATTGAAATTTGTCATTAAAATGTTTCGAacctcaaatttaaaattgatccGTTGCAAATGCCAGTTGGTCATTTCGAGTGAatatacaatatattaaaagaattaaaacatCGAAAGTTgctcatatatataatttaggaCTATTTAGAGGAGATTTGAGTGAATAATGTATCTAAaaggataatattttttttcaaataatataactagctttaatttctttccaacataatttataaatcaataaaaatcgAACAACATTTCTTCAAAAGGGAACAACATAAGATAGAACtaacagaaaataaaataaaaatataaataggatatagctaaataaataatagaaatattataaaatCATTCAGAAGCCCAAGCATACTCTCTACAgacctcctcctcttcctctggAGTATAATCATTCACGATGCCATATACTTCTCATATTTCCTCTAGTATTCTCTGTGTGATTCTATCAACAAATTCTTGGATTATTACCTTCTTCAAATGCTTATCATCAAGATATCTAGCAGCCAAGACAACACCCAATAATTCTGAGTGGCTCATCTTCAAGAAATTCTGACCAAAATTCTTTAATTGATCTTGCGTAACACATTCCTCCAAATGCTTCTTCCAATATTTAACCACTGTTGTCATTGTTTTTCCATCAACATTAAACAAAGGGATGGCATTAGAAGTACAATCCATGTCTTGTACTATGTTCTTGATGACTTTTGACCTCATAGCTATAGCCTCATCGAGTTTGAATTCCTCACCATCGCTAGTCTTAAGAGTCATGAGTTTTTCTGAAGACATGgcaaattaaatgaaaatagcTATGAATGAATGATTTCAATACATGAGACTAGCTTGGTCTTTTATAGTGTATTAGGTTTTACTTACTTTCCAAAGTTGTGGTAGGAATATGGAAAGCAAAATATCACATAGACCTaaacttattatttttccttttttgaagtttaattaatttgctTTGCAAAATCTAGATTATTATGATAATGATATAATTAAAAGGGACAAGGAAAGTTCTAAACTCATTGTTTCATTAATCATTTACTTGAAGACCAGTCATTTCTGATAGTTGTTAAAATCACTCTGCTTGACTACATTTCTGATACAAGTACTTGAAAAACTAAAACAATAGAATGACCATTTGATCATTTACCGATTATGTCTATGTCTACTCAGATCTTCTTCCGGCAATTGGTtaagtttaaataaataaaatttgacatCATCggaattataaattattttgagtgAATAATATATCTAAAGAATAGAAATATTGAGAGGAGCTAATGATATCTATATTTTAGGATACTTTAGTGGAGATTTGAATCAGATGTCCATTGAAATCATTCATTAAAACATTTTGAATCCCAAACATTAAAATTTGATCTACCGTAAATGTAAATTGATCATTTCTAgtgaatatataatatattaaaagaatcGAAAC
The sequence above is a segment of the Solanum stenotomum isolate F172 unplaced genomic scaffold, ASM1918654v1 scaffold38326, whole genome shotgun sequence genome. Coding sequences within it:
- the LOC125852675 gene encoding SKP1-like protein 1 — translated: MCQEVADRIKGKTPEEIRKEFDIKNDFTLEEEEEIRKENEKLMTLKTSDGEEFKLDEAIAMRSKVIKNIVQDMDCTSNAIPLFNVDGKTMTTVVKYWKKHLEECVTQDQLKNFGQNFLKMSHSELLGVVLAARYLDDKHLKKVIIQEFVDRITQRILEEI